One Phocaeicola dorei genomic region harbors:
- a CDS encoding two-component regulator propeller domain-containing protein — protein MKRHILFILTLLFFFYAKSQPNCIFTHYSSENGLSQNSIMSMVQDHNGVLWFSTWDGINRFNGYDFKVYKARQGNKITMTNNRVDLLEVDPYNYIWLQTYDYRVYRFDQRTEKFEQIPAEGEEEGMRFSSIKILPDSVIWLLSENEGAVRVKTNPKDYSVTTQVYATHSHGGNAAHINQVFSDAYNQEWLLTDNGLLKITNDKEEPVSYFVNIQSGKDESVQAFYSFCSYGDELYFGSDRGRIWCYSLQNEIFRLWELPVKDKVIAINEIKGMGLLITTAHEGLILYHSDTKECKVYNKSNCPEFPADAFRSVYVDSKQEAWFEMTEWGKVCHFNPLTEVFKQEKMQVEPRGADRSYPSFHICEDLNGNLWVHPQGGGLSWYDREANRLLPFYNDPDSPDWHFSNKLHSMLSDKQGNLWLCTHSKGLEKITFLGSQFHIYPRMGHSYDLNANTVRALFEDSEHRIWMGKRDGQIEIYSSDLDFQGILTEEGIIAKSGRPLSGVPYHIMQDSRGNIWIATKGDGIILAEKEGAHFKFTRFKYDEDDIYSLSHNSVYWLHEDKHGRIWVATFGGGLNYIQKTPEGKYVFISSRNNLKGFPYDRCYRVRHITSDKKGNIWVGSSDGALSFKEDFKDPESIVFHLYARIPDDMNCLSNNNVYRVVTTSQGEVYLATFGGGLNQLVSMNGEGGAVFKSYTVKNGLPSDILLSVEEDDTGSLWISTENGLSKFIPSEQRFENYNERDFGGKIRFEEGTSLNLSSSTILFGTSRGVLYFEPEHIKKSNYVPSIILGTLKISNQEVVPGVSGSLLRQSLNNTEHLVLSHKENIVTLSFAALDMIYPENIRYAYRLRGFDKEWNYVDRQRTATYTNLPKGDYVFQVKSTNSDGVWVENERSLRITIQPSFWETAWAMAIYILAFLLILFSGVYILFTIYRLKHEVSVEQQVSDIKLRFFTNISHELRTPLTLIAGPVEYVLKNKTLPDDVREQLHVVERNTDRMLRLVNQILDFRKIQKNKMKLRIEQIDIVPFVRHIMDNFESLAEEHHIDFVFESEMPSLKLWVDADKLEKIVFNLLSNAFKYTPQGKMITLFIHENEHNVAIGVQDQGIGISESKKASLFVRFENLLDKNLFNQQSSGIGLSLVKELVELHKATIRVDSKEGEGSCFTVEFLKGKEHYTENVEFILSDSVEMRPEEVEEPVQGHEEKRNESKTMLLVEDNLELRFFLRSIFISNFNVIEAVNGADGLDKALKFVPDIIISDIMMPEKDGITMTEDLCANMATSHIPVVLLTAKTDMDSKLEGMELGVEDYITKPFSATYLKARVENILTQRVKLQQLYCANLMNIQPVPEEEQQTQPEMSSHDRKFMEKLTELMEKNMDNGDLIVDDLVQELAVSRSVFFKKLKTLTGLAPIEFIKEMRVKRAAQLIESGDYNMTQIAYMVGINDPRYFSKCFKQRFGMTPTEYKENAKNKR, from the coding sequence ATGAAAAGACACATTCTGTTTATACTTACTTTGCTGTTCTTTTTTTATGCAAAAAGTCAGCCTAATTGTATCTTTACTCATTATTCTTCGGAAAACGGTTTGTCTCAGAACTCTATCATGAGCATGGTACAAGACCATAATGGAGTTTTATGGTTCTCTACTTGGGATGGAATCAACCGGTTCAATGGTTATGACTTCAAAGTTTATAAAGCCAGACAAGGGAATAAAATTACTATGACTAACAACCGGGTAGACTTATTGGAAGTAGACCCTTATAATTATATTTGGCTGCAAACGTATGATTACCGTGTGTATCGTTTTGACCAAAGAACAGAGAAATTCGAACAAATTCCTGCAGAAGGTGAAGAGGAGGGCATGCGTTTCTCTTCTATTAAAATATTGCCCGACAGTGTCATTTGGCTACTTTCTGAAAATGAGGGGGCTGTCCGTGTGAAAACAAATCCTAAGGATTACAGTGTAACCACTCAAGTATATGCTACTCATAGTCATGGAGGAAATGCCGCTCACATTAATCAGGTTTTTAGCGATGCTTATAATCAAGAGTGGTTACTTACTGATAACGGTCTGCTAAAGATTACGAATGATAAAGAAGAGCCTGTTTCTTATTTTGTGAATATCCAATCAGGCAAAGATGAATCCGTACAGGCTTTCTACTCTTTTTGCAGTTATGGTGACGAACTTTATTTTGGATCAGACAGGGGACGGATATGGTGCTATTCTTTGCAAAATGAAATCTTTCGTCTTTGGGAATTGCCGGTAAAGGATAAAGTGATTGCTATAAATGAAATAAAAGGTATGGGACTGTTGATAACAACTGCCCATGAAGGATTGATATTGTACCATTCGGATACAAAAGAGTGTAAAGTCTATAATAAATCCAATTGTCCCGAATTCCCGGCAGACGCTTTCCGTTCTGTTTATGTTGACAGTAAGCAGGAAGCATGGTTTGAGATGACCGAATGGGGAAAGGTTTGTCATTTCAATCCTTTGACGGAAGTATTTAAGCAAGAAAAGATGCAAGTGGAGCCTCGTGGTGCCGATCGTTCCTATCCCAGTTTTCATATTTGTGAGGACTTGAACGGTAATTTGTGGGTACATCCGCAAGGAGGAGGGCTTTCTTGGTATGACAGGGAGGCAAATCGGCTGTTACCTTTCTACAATGACCCCGATTCACCTGATTGGCACTTTTCTAACAAATTACATTCTATGTTATCCGATAAACAAGGCAATCTTTGGTTATGTACTCATTCTAAGGGGTTGGAGAAGATTACTTTTTTAGGAAGCCAGTTCCATATTTATCCCCGCATGGGGCACAGTTATGACTTGAATGCCAATACGGTACGTGCGTTGTTTGAAGATAGCGAACATCGCATCTGGATGGGAAAACGGGACGGTCAGATTGAAATTTATTCTTCTGATTTAGATTTTCAGGGTATTCTGACTGAAGAGGGGATTATAGCTAAATCTGGTAGGCCGTTAAGTGGAGTTCCTTATCATATCATGCAAGATTCTCGCGGAAACATTTGGATTGCTACTAAAGGGGATGGTATTATTCTGGCAGAAAAGGAGGGGGCACATTTTAAGTTTACTCGATTCAAATATGATGAAGATGATATTTATAGCCTGAGTCATAATAGTGTTTACTGGTTACATGAAGACAAGCATGGACGTATTTGGGTGGCAACTTTTGGTGGAGGGTTGAATTATATTCAGAAAACTCCTGAAGGGAAATATGTGTTTATTAGTTCTAGAAATAACCTGAAAGGTTTTCCGTATGACCGTTGTTATCGTGTACGCCATATCACTTCTGATAAGAAGGGGAATATATGGGTGGGGAGCAGTGATGGCGCACTTAGTTTTAAAGAGGATTTTAAGGATCCGGAGTCGATTGTGTTCCATCTTTATGCACGTATCCCCGATGATATGAATTGTCTGAGCAACAATAACGTATATCGGGTTGTAACCACTTCTCAAGGAGAAGTTTATTTAGCTACATTTGGTGGTGGCCTTAACCAACTTGTTTCCATGAACGGAGAAGGGGGAGCTGTATTTAAATCCTATACAGTGAAGAATGGTCTGCCTTCAGATATCCTGTTGTCTGTAGAAGAGGATGACACAGGAAGCTTGTGGATAAGTACGGAAAACGGATTGAGTAAATTTATTCCGTCCGAACAACGTTTTGAGAATTATAATGAAAGGGATTTTGGTGGTAAGATACGTTTTGAGGAGGGAACGTCGTTGAATCTTAGTTCCAGCACCATTTTGTTTGGTACCAGTCGTGGCGTGCTTTATTTTGAACCAGAGCATATTAAGAAGAGTAATTATGTACCATCCATTATTTTAGGTACTTTGAAGATATCCAATCAAGAGGTAGTTCCAGGGGTATCAGGAAGTTTGTTGCGGCAATCACTCAATAATACAGAACATCTGGTACTTTCACATAAGGAGAATATTGTAACCTTATCGTTTGCTGCATTGGATATGATTTATCCTGAAAATATCCGTTATGCTTATCGTTTACGCGGATTTGATAAAGAATGGAATTATGTAGACAGACAGCGTACCGCTACATATACTAATCTTCCGAAAGGAGATTATGTTTTTCAGGTTAAATCGACCAATAGTGATGGTGTTTGGGTAGAGAACGAGCGCAGTTTGAGAATCACCATTCAGCCTTCGTTTTGGGAAACAGCTTGGGCTATGGCAATTTATATTCTTGCTTTTCTGTTGATTCTGTTTTCAGGAGTATATATATTGTTTACTATTTATCGTCTGAAACATGAAGTGTCTGTGGAACAGCAGGTTTCTGATATAAAACTTCGTTTTTTTACAAATATTTCTCACGAACTTCGCACTCCGCTAACGTTGATTGCAGGTCCTGTAGAATATGTTTTGAAAAACAAGACTTTGCCAGATGATGTACGTGAGCAATTGCATGTAGTAGAACGTAATACCGACCGTATGCTTCGCTTGGTGAACCAAATTCTTGATTTCCGCAAAATACAGAAAAATAAAATGAAGTTGCGTATAGAACAGATCGATATTGTTCCTTTTGTACGCCATATCATGGATAATTTTGAATCGTTGGCCGAAGAGCATCATATTGATTTTGTATTCGAAAGTGAAATGCCTTCCTTGAAACTGTGGGTAGATGCGGATAAGCTGGAAAAGATTGTCTTTAATCTGCTTTCCAATGCTTTTAAGTATACTCCACAGGGTAAGATGATTACGCTTTTCATTCATGAAAATGAGCATAATGTGGCGATTGGTGTACAGGATCAAGGTATAGGAATTTCTGAAAGCAAGAAAGCTTCTCTTTTTGTCCGTTTTGAAAATCTGCTGGACAAGAATTTGTTTAATCAGCAAAGTTCAGGCATCGGTCTTTCTTTGGTTAAGGAATTGGTGGAACTGCACAAAGCGACTATCCGTGTGGATAGTAAAGAGGGGGAGGGCAGCTGTTTCACGGTTGAGTTTTTGAAAGGTAAAGAGCACTATACGGAGAATGTGGAGTTCATTCTCTCTGATTCTGTCGAAATGAGGCCGGAAGAGGTGGAAGAACCAGTTCAGGGACATGAAGAGAAAAGGAATGAAAGTAAAACGATGTTGCTGGTTGAAGATAATTTGGAACTTCGTTTCTTTTTGCGTAGTATCTTTATCTCAAATTTCAACGTCATAGAGGCTGTTAATGGGGCTGATGGTTTGGATAAAGCTTTGAAGTTTGTTCCGGATATTATTATTAGTGACATCATGATGCCGGAAAAGGATGGTATTACTATGACAGAAGATTTGTGTGCTAATATGGCGACCAGTCATATTCCAGTGGTTTTACTGACGGCTAAAACGGATATGGACAGTAAGTTGGAGGGTATGGAGCTGGGAGTTGAGGATTATATAACGAAGCCGTTTAGTGCCACTTACCTGAAGGCTAGGGTGGAGAATATTTTGACACAACGTGTCAAGTTACAACAGTTGTATTGTGCGAATCTGATGAATATTCAGCCTGTTCCGGAGGAAGAACAGCAAACACAGCCTGAGATGTCTTCGCATGACCGTAAATTTATGGAAAAACTGACGGAATTAATGGAGAAGAATATGGATAATGGCGATTTGATAGTGGATGATTTGGTACAAGAACTTGCGGTGAGTCGTTCTGTCTTTTTCAAGAAACTGAAAACCCTGACAGGACTTGCCCCCATTGAGTTTATTAAAGAGATGCGTGTGAAACGTGCCGCGCAATTGATAGAAAGTGGTGATTATAATATGACGCAGATTGCTTATATGGTAGGTATTAATGATCCTCGTTATTTCAGCAAATGTTTTAAACAACGTTTTGGTATGACACCTACTGAATATAAAGAGAATGCAAAAAATAAGCGATAA
- a CDS encoding outer membrane beta-barrel protein, whose amino-acid sequence MKKVILFMVGVLASLMLSAQSRWSVTPEAGLVVNKENEGTSVTLGFKAGAGVLYQLKEGVGKKPSFGLKSGVYILMQKGGYHPMSWGNISTGGGFSMDYEKTDVESTRYYLQLPVMAHWGFKLCDDVRLKLAVGPYVAVGIGGRTHAYVSSSKYNIDEETGVGQYEYRNDYYRFGTFKGKAVNEEFGFEASPRLDWGGTASVGIAVKRISFTIGYDLAWGKYNKEQNDLRIRNHMVSFISGYTF is encoded by the coding sequence ATGAAAAAAGTAATTTTATTTATGGTAGGTGTTTTGGCGAGTCTGATGTTGAGTGCTCAGTCTCGTTGGAGTGTTACGCCGGAAGCCGGCTTGGTAGTGAATAAGGAAAATGAAGGGACATCAGTTACATTAGGTTTTAAAGCTGGTGCCGGTGTATTGTATCAGTTAAAGGAAGGGGTGGGAAAAAAGCCTTCTTTTGGCTTGAAGTCCGGAGTTTATATCTTAATGCAGAAAGGTGGGTATCATCCTATGAGTTGGGGAAACATATCAACAGGGGGAGGATTTAGCATGGATTATGAAAAAACGGATGTTGAGTCCACGCGTTATTATTTGCAATTGCCTGTTATGGCTCATTGGGGTTTTAAACTTTGTGATGATGTGCGTCTTAAATTAGCAGTAGGGCCTTATGTAGCTGTAGGAATTGGTGGACGCACTCATGCTTATGTTTCTTCCTCAAAATATAATATAGATGAAGAAACAGGTGTTGGACAGTATGAATATCGGAATGATTATTACCGGTTTGGCACATTTAAAGGAAAAGCAGTAAATGAGGAATTTGGTTTTGAGGCGTCCCCTCGTTTGGATTGGGGAGGAACGGCTTCTGTCGGGATTGCTGTTAAACGGATTTCATTTACTATCGGGTATGATTTGGCTTGGGGAAAATATAATAAGGAACAGAATGATTTAAGGATACGGAATCATATGGTTAGCTTTATTTCAGGGTATACTTTTTGA